A genome region from Sphaerisporangium krabiense includes the following:
- a CDS encoding carbohydrate ABC transporter permease: MRSRPAARQLALHASLALGGLLMLFPFAWMLLTSFKGVHQMLNDPTAWLPSPWRPQNYPDALAKMPFGLAYWNSLYIAALNVALTLLTSAMAAYAFARIRFRGSGALFVLFLATQMVPTQVTIVPLYLVLAKFGWVDSHLALIFPTVANPFAVFLLRQFIRAVPIELEEAARTDGAGRWTIFWRIVLPNIRPGLGALGIIVFLASWNSYFFPLVFLNSPELATVPLLLSQFAGGHSAVDYGLILSASAISVIPTLIAFLIGQKKIINAMAASGLGGR; encoded by the coding sequence ATGCGCTCGCGTCCGGCCGCGCGGCAGCTCGCGCTGCACGCCTCCCTGGCCCTCGGCGGCCTGCTCATGCTGTTCCCGTTCGCCTGGATGCTGCTCACCTCCTTCAAGGGCGTGCACCAGATGCTGAACGATCCCACCGCCTGGCTGCCCAGCCCGTGGCGGCCGCAGAACTATCCCGACGCGCTGGCCAAGATGCCGTTCGGCCTGGCCTACTGGAACAGCCTCTACATCGCGGCGCTCAACGTGGCGCTCACGCTGCTCACCTCGGCCATGGCGGCGTACGCCTTCGCCAGGATCAGGTTCCGCGGGTCGGGAGCGCTGTTCGTGCTGTTCCTGGCCACCCAGATGGTGCCGACGCAGGTCACGATCGTGCCGCTCTACCTGGTCCTGGCGAAGTTCGGCTGGGTGGACTCGCACCTGGCGCTGATCTTCCCGACCGTCGCCAACCCCTTCGCGGTCTTCCTGCTGCGCCAGTTCATCCGCGCGGTGCCGATCGAGCTGGAGGAGGCGGCCAGGACAGACGGCGCGGGCCGCTGGACGATCTTCTGGCGGATCGTGCTGCCGAACATCAGGCCCGGCCTCGGGGCGCTCGGTATCATCGTGTTCCTGGCCTCCTGGAACTCCTACTTCTTCCCCCTGGTCTTCCTGAACTCCCCCGAGCTCGCCACCGTGCCGCTGCTGCTCAGCCAGTTCGCCGGAGGGCACTCCGCCGTCGACTACGGGCTCATCCTGTCCGCCTCGGCGATCTCGGTGATCCCGACCCTGATCGCGTTCCTCATCGGCCAGAAGAAGATCATCAACGCCATGGCCGCATCCGGCCTGGGAGGACGGTAA
- a CDS encoding carbohydrate ABC transporter permease: protein MAAIAKAPARPARAGRGVRTRDGWWAGLFLAPQVAFLLVFLVVPLGYAVYLSLVQWDGFGPKTFVGLGNFTAQLTDADFLRAVWNTAKLALITVPVGLVLAVLIAAGLAGIKGSGFYRVLYFMPVVTSSVAVALIWQVILADDDNGVLNSTLRRLGLDGPDWLGDPGWVIVAIAIVTIWSSLGLNVVIFLAGLQTIPPQIVEAARIDGASSARIFRSITLPMLSPTIFFSTVVAVISSFQAFDQIYVLVNPAHNEGARTIVYQVYKLGFKDFQFGMSSAAALILLVLTLLVTLVQFAAQKRFVHYDS from the coding sequence GTGGCCGCCATCGCCAAGGCGCCCGCCCGGCCCGCCCGCGCGGGCCGGGGGGTGCGCACCCGCGACGGCTGGTGGGCCGGCCTCTTCCTCGCCCCGCAGGTCGCCTTCCTGCTCGTCTTCCTGGTCGTCCCGCTCGGCTACGCCGTCTACCTGTCCCTGGTCCAGTGGGACGGCTTCGGCCCCAAGACCTTCGTCGGCCTCGGCAACTTCACCGCCCAGCTCACCGACGCCGACTTCCTGCGCGCGGTGTGGAACACCGCCAAGCTCGCGTTGATCACCGTGCCGGTCGGCCTGGTCCTTGCGGTCCTGATCGCGGCCGGGCTGGCCGGGATCAAGGGCAGCGGCTTCTACCGGGTGCTGTACTTCATGCCGGTCGTGACCAGCTCGGTCGCGGTGGCGCTGATCTGGCAGGTCATCCTCGCCGACGACGACAACGGCGTGCTGAACTCCACGCTGCGGCGGCTCGGCCTGGACGGGCCCGACTGGCTCGGCGACCCCGGCTGGGTGATCGTCGCCATCGCGATCGTGACGATCTGGTCGTCGCTCGGCCTCAACGTGGTCATCTTCCTGGCGGGGCTGCAGACCATCCCGCCGCAGATCGTCGAGGCGGCGCGCATCGACGGCGCCTCCAGCGCGCGGATCTTCCGGTCGATCACGCTACCCATGCTGTCCCCGACGATCTTCTTCTCCACGGTGGTCGCGGTGATCAGCTCGTTCCAGGCGTTCGACCAGATCTACGTGCTGGTCAACCCGGCGCACAACGAGGGAGCCCGGACCATCGTCTACCAGGTCTACAAGCTCGGCTTCAAGGACTTCCAGTTCGGCATGAGCAGCGCCGCCGCGCTCATCCTGCTCGTGCTCACGCTGCTGGTGACCCTCGTCCAGTTCGCGGCGCAGAAGCGCTTCGTCCACTACGACTCCTAG
- a CDS encoding ABC transporter substrate-binding protein, with translation MKRAIALLALMATTAATAACSGSGGGAAPGAAGDDQVVLRWSTWGTADDIKLYDGFTRDFEKRHPNIKLKLESVSDYADYHPKLFTQLTSKTAPDVFFVGDDNIGKFVSSGVLTPLEGLLAGPDSKSRPEDFFEGIYGGAKKDGRIYGVPNDTNPEVLWFDKKALKEAGIGENPADLYAAGQWTMDKYLDMNARLKAAGKAGSIFWNWYGSTYSVINGFGGKVWDGGRFVATTDANARKALQTLAKGYLDKTFLSADVLPESNSASTRFLKHDAGFYAGGRWVIDSLRKGGELDDYDIVPFPSPDGKPMPGAVAASYMAINKDAKNAKAAFTFLTEFVSKEGQLLRLKGGGAVPSIKGAEQVVLDGYPQHAQTFLDVRDTGFANYPDEVAVPGLTAAINDELLKVWTGKVPFDRGMTELQKTVDGMTG, from the coding sequence ATGAAGCGCGCAATAGCCCTACTGGCCCTGATGGCGACGACGGCGGCCACGGCCGCGTGCAGCGGCTCGGGCGGCGGCGCCGCCCCCGGGGCCGCCGGAGACGACCAGGTCGTCCTGCGCTGGTCCACCTGGGGCACGGCCGACGACATCAAGCTCTACGACGGCTTCACCCGGGACTTCGAGAAGCGCCACCCGAACATCAAGCTCAAGCTCGAGTCGGTGTCCGACTACGCCGACTACCACCCCAAGCTGTTCACCCAGCTCACCAGCAAGACCGCGCCCGACGTGTTCTTCGTCGGCGACGACAACATCGGCAAGTTCGTCTCCTCGGGCGTCCTCACCCCGCTGGAGGGACTGCTCGCCGGCCCCGACTCCAAGAGCAGGCCCGAGGACTTCTTCGAGGGCATCTACGGCGGCGCCAAGAAGGACGGCCGGATCTACGGCGTTCCCAACGACACCAACCCGGAGGTGCTCTGGTTCGACAAGAAGGCGCTGAAGGAGGCCGGGATCGGCGAGAACCCCGCCGACCTGTACGCCGCCGGCCAGTGGACCATGGACAAGTACCTGGACATGAACGCCAGACTCAAGGCGGCGGGCAAGGCCGGGTCCATCTTCTGGAACTGGTACGGCTCCACCTACAGCGTGATCAACGGGTTCGGCGGCAAGGTGTGGGACGGCGGCCGGTTCGTCGCCACCACCGACGCGAACGCGCGCAAGGCCCTGCAGACCCTGGCCAAGGGGTACCTGGACAAGACGTTCCTGTCGGCCGACGTGCTGCCGGAGAGCAACAGCGCCTCCACCCGGTTCCTCAAGCACGACGCCGGGTTCTACGCGGGCGGCCGGTGGGTGATCGACAGCCTCAGGAAGGGCGGCGAGCTGGACGACTACGACATCGTCCCGTTCCCCTCCCCCGACGGCAAGCCGATGCCCGGCGCGGTCGCGGCCTCCTACATGGCGATCAACAAGGACGCCAAGAACGCGAAGGCGGCGTTCACCTTCCTCACCGAGTTCGTCAGCAAGGAGGGGCAGCTCCTGCGGCTCAAGGGCGGCGGCGCGGTCCCCTCGATCAAGGGCGCCGAGCAGGTCGTGCTGGACGGCTACCCGCAGCACGCCCAGACGTTCCTCGACGTGCGCGACACCGGCTTCGCCAACTACCCCGACGAGGTCGCCGTGCCCGGCCTCACCGCGGCCATCAACGACGAGCTGCTGAAGGTGTGGACCGGCAAGGTGCCGTTCGACCGGGGCATGACCGAGCTGCAGAAGACCGTCGACGGCATGACGGGCTGA
- a CDS encoding SDR family NAD(P)-dependent oxidoreductase, with product MKTLEDALKGRVAIVTGGASGIGRATALLFAAQGAKVVVADIDGPGAEDTAGRIAAGGADAIAVQADVSSPADCERVVRTAVEGFGGLHALFNNAGIIRRSTALDLGVDEWDRVMAVNVRSVFLMCKYAIPAMTEGGAIVNTGSGWGLKGGGNAVSYCASKAAVVNMTRALAIDHAGAGIRVNSVNPGDTDTPMLRDEARQLREDWAAFAADAADRPMGRAGTPEEIAQAVLFLTADTSSYITGTALVVDGGGLA from the coding sequence GTGAAGACTCTGGAGGACGCTCTGAAGGGCAGGGTCGCGATCGTCACCGGCGGCGCCTCCGGCATCGGGAGGGCGACGGCGCTGCTGTTCGCCGCCCAGGGCGCCAAGGTCGTCGTCGCCGACATCGACGGCCCGGGCGCCGAGGACACGGCCGGGCGCATCGCCGCCGGCGGCGCCGACGCGATCGCCGTCCAGGCCGACGTCTCCTCGCCCGCCGACTGCGAGCGCGTCGTCCGCACCGCCGTCGAGGGCTTCGGCGGGCTCCACGCGCTGTTCAACAACGCCGGGATCATCCGCCGCAGCACGGCGCTCGACCTCGGCGTGGACGAATGGGACCGGGTCATGGCGGTGAACGTCCGCTCGGTCTTCCTGATGTGCAAGTACGCGATCCCCGCCATGACCGAGGGCGGCGCGATCGTGAACACCGGTTCGGGGTGGGGCCTGAAGGGCGGCGGCAACGCGGTGTCGTACTGCGCCTCCAAGGCCGCCGTCGTCAACATGACGCGGGCCCTGGCCATCGACCACGCCGGGGCCGGGATCCGGGTGAACTCCGTCAACCCCGGCGACACCGACACTCCCATGCTGCGGGACGAAGCCCGCCAGCTCCGGGAGGACTGGGCGGCCTTCGCCGCCGACGCGGCCGACCGTCCCATGGGCCGCGCGGGCACCCCCGAGGAGATCGCCCAGGCCGTTCTCTTCCTCACCGCGGACACCTCCTCCTACATCACCGGCACGGCCCTCGTCGTCGACGGCGGCGGCCTGGCCTGA
- a CDS encoding ATP-NAD kinase family protein: MEHQISATAGTGAGLTVGLVVNPVAGLGGPAGLKGSDGADVQREALARGSVPRAGARAARAVRALLAAAPGVRLVTMAGAMGEDSVRAAGGSPRLTGEARPAGATSAADTRAAVAAMAEADLVLFAGGDGTARDVLDALRPLGADAPAVLGVPAGVKVYSGCFAVSPAAAGLVAAGYTPGAVAEAEVVDLDEELYRDGLVGPRLYGTVRVPADARRLSGRKTGSSAAGPGSAEGVAREVVSRMRPGVRYALGPGATTMAVGRELGLATTLLGVDVVEAGPRPRLLGADVTEARLFDLVRGHEALLVLSVIGGQGFVLGRGNQQISPRVLRAVARGGPGRRALVVLATQQKLAGLRGRPLLADTGDPDTDLGLAGHVQVITGHHESTVYRIAAASEEYAQ, translated from the coding sequence ATGGAGCACCAGATCTCCGCGACGGCCGGCACGGGCGCCGGTCTCACCGTCGGGCTCGTCGTCAACCCGGTCGCCGGGCTCGGCGGCCCGGCGGGCCTGAAGGGCAGCGACGGCGCGGACGTCCAGCGCGAGGCGCTGGCCCGCGGCTCGGTGCCGCGGGCGGGCGCCAGGGCGGCGCGGGCCGTGCGCGCCCTGCTCGCCGCCGCGCCGGGCGTCCGCCTGGTCACGATGGCGGGCGCGATGGGCGAGGACAGCGTCCGCGCGGCGGGCGGCTCGCCCCGCCTGACCGGGGAGGCGCGGCCCGCGGGGGCGACCTCGGCGGCCGACACCCGGGCCGCCGTCGCCGCGATGGCGGAGGCGGACCTGGTGCTCTTCGCGGGCGGGGACGGCACCGCGCGGGACGTGCTGGACGCGCTGCGCCCGCTCGGCGCGGACGCCCCGGCGGTGCTCGGCGTGCCCGCGGGCGTCAAGGTCTACTCGGGCTGCTTCGCGGTGAGCCCGGCCGCCGCGGGCCTGGTGGCGGCCGGGTACACGCCCGGCGCCGTCGCCGAGGCCGAGGTGGTCGACCTGGACGAGGAGCTGTACCGCGACGGGCTGGTCGGCCCGCGGCTGTACGGCACCGTGCGGGTGCCCGCCGACGCGCGCCGGCTGTCGGGCAGGAAGACCGGCTCGTCGGCCGCGGGGCCCGGCTCCGCCGAGGGCGTGGCCCGGGAGGTCGTCTCCCGGATGCGGCCGGGCGTGCGCTACGCGCTCGGCCCCGGCGCGACCACCATGGCCGTCGGAAGGGAGCTGGGGCTGGCCACCACGCTGCTCGGCGTGGACGTGGTGGAGGCCGGTCCCCGGCCCCGGCTGCTGGGGGCGGACGTGACGGAGGCTAGGCTGTTCGACCTGGTCAGAGGGCATGAGGCGCTTCTGGTGCTCTCGGTGATCGGCGGTCAGGGCTTCGTGCTCGGCCGAGGCAACCAGCAGATCTCCCCCCGCGTCCTGCGGGCCGTCGCGCGCGGCGGCCCCGGGCGGCGCGCCCTGGTGGTCCTGGCGACCCAGCAGAAGCTGGCGGGACTCCGGGGACGGCCCCTGCTCGCCGACACGGGCGACCCCGACACCGACCTCGGGCTCGCCGGGCACGTCCAGGTGATCACCGGACATCACGAGAGCACCGTCTACCGCATCGCGGCCGCGAGTGAGGAGTACGCGCAGTGA
- the gcvPB gene encoding aminomethyl-transferring glycine dehydrogenase subunit GcvPB — protein MSGHAAEPFAKLPVGPKPPLRRFHQARWDEPIIFEQSRPGQRGIAVPGPGAPAVELPDSVRRAAPPALPEMSQLHVLRHYVRLSQESLGVDLNVDVGQGTCTMKYSPKVNDSFARAVAELHPLQHPDTLQGVLEIYWRLERMLAEISGMARVSLQPGSGSAAIYANIAMIRAYHAARGEEHRDQVITTMFSHPSNAACAKTAGYEVITLMPDADGYPDIKALRAAVGPRTAALLITNPEDTGIFNPRIAEFVELVHQAGGLACYDQANANGILGITRARDAGFDLCHFNLHKTFSTPHACGGPAAGACGVSEALAEFLPGPVVAEQDGRFSLVTPPRSIGKIRPFLGVTPNVVRAYAWIMTLGAEGLRQVAETAALNNNYLMHKVLQIPGASAPWDRRRIEQVRYSWQELSEETGVHSEEIGVRAADFGVHYWTSHHPYLVPEPFTLEPTESYSKEDLDEYAAILAHVASEARTDPELVKGAPYNSPIHKIDPTPLDDPRQWAPTWRAYVRKHLA, from the coding sequence ATGAGCGGGCACGCCGCGGAACCGTTCGCCAAGCTGCCGGTGGGGCCGAAGCCGCCGCTGCGCCGCTTCCACCAGGCCCGCTGGGACGAGCCGATCATCTTCGAGCAGTCGCGGCCCGGGCAGCGGGGCATCGCGGTGCCCGGGCCCGGCGCGCCCGCCGTGGAGCTGCCGGACTCGGTGCGGCGGGCCGCGCCGCCCGCGCTGCCGGAGATGTCGCAGCTGCACGTGCTGCGGCACTACGTGCGGCTGTCGCAGGAGAGCCTGGGCGTGGACCTCAACGTCGACGTGGGCCAGGGCACCTGCACGATGAAGTACAGCCCCAAGGTCAACGACTCCTTCGCCAGGGCGGTGGCCGAGCTGCACCCGCTGCAGCACCCCGACACCCTCCAGGGCGTGCTGGAGATCTACTGGCGGCTGGAGCGCATGCTGGCGGAGATCTCCGGCATGGCGCGGGTCTCGCTGCAGCCCGGCTCGGGGTCGGCCGCGATCTACGCCAACATCGCGATGATCCGCGCCTACCACGCCGCCCGCGGCGAGGAGCACCGCGACCAGGTGATCACCACGATGTTCTCCCACCCGTCCAACGCCGCGTGCGCCAAGACGGCCGGGTACGAGGTCATCACGCTGATGCCGGACGCCGACGGCTACCCCGACATCAAGGCGCTGCGCGCCGCCGTGGGCCCGCGCACGGCCGCGCTGCTGATCACCAACCCCGAGGACACCGGCATCTTCAACCCGCGGATCGCGGAGTTCGTCGAGCTGGTCCACCAGGCGGGCGGGCTGGCGTGCTACGACCAGGCCAACGCCAACGGCATCCTCGGCATCACGCGGGCCCGCGACGCCGGGTTCGACCTGTGCCACTTCAACCTGCACAAGACCTTCTCCACCCCGCACGCGTGCGGCGGCCCGGCGGCGGGGGCGTGCGGGGTGTCGGAGGCGCTGGCGGAGTTCCTGCCCGGCCCGGTGGTCGCCGAGCAGGACGGGAGGTTCTCGCTGGTCACGCCGCCGCGCTCGATCGGCAAGATCCGCCCGTTCCTCGGCGTGACCCCGAACGTCGTGCGCGCCTACGCCTGGATCATGACGCTCGGCGCCGAGGGGCTGCGCCAGGTCGCCGAGACCGCGGCGCTGAACAACAACTACCTGATGCACAAGGTGCTCCAGATACCGGGCGCGTCGGCCCCCTGGGACCGGCGCCGCATCGAGCAGGTCCGCTACTCCTGGCAGGAGCTGTCGGAGGAGACGGGCGTCCACTCCGAGGAGATCGGCGTGCGGGCCGCGGACTTCGGGGTCCACTACTGGACCAGCCACCACCCCTACCTGGTGCCCGAGCCGTTCACGCTGGAGCCCACCGAGTCCTACTCCAAGGAGGACCTGGACGAGTACGCGGCGATCCTGGCGCACGTGGCCTCCGAGGCCCGCACCGATCCGGAGCTGGTCAAGGGCGCCCCGTACAACAGCCCGATCCACAAGATCGACCCCACGCCGCTGGACGACCCCCGGCAGTGGGCGCCCACCTGGCGCGCCTACGTCCGCAAGCACCTGGCCTGA
- the gcvPA gene encoding aminomethyl-transferring glycine dehydrogenase subunit GcvPA — protein MTHPYIPNAEPGVRAEMLAAIGAARVEDFYADIPPELRLDRPLDLPEPFVAEHDLVRHMRSLLGRDTGTEEALSFLGHGCYPHHVPAVCDEVNSRGEFLTAYAGEPYEDHGRFQALFEYVSMMGELLEMDVVNVPTYDGFQAAGTALRMACRHTGRAKVLVSGAVAADKLSKLRDFLAPDIEIVAAPVGPGGEMGEVVLDDTFAAIYLETPNVYGVVETRGRELAELAHAHGALLVVSADPISLGVLAPPAAYGADIACGDIQSLGVHQNHGGGQAGYIATHDDEPLVAQFPSRLFGIAPTTVPGEYGFGDVFYERTSFALREEGKEWVGTAAALWGITAGVYLALMGPQGMREVGETILARTRYAMDALAGAGLRVLHDGAVHFREFAVEVDDAAALLDRLRAQGIYGGVPLDDRTILVCVTERHSIADIDRLAAAVASARRADDEGGRR, from the coding sequence GTGACCCACCCATACATCCCGAACGCCGAGCCGGGCGTGCGGGCGGAGATGCTGGCGGCGATCGGCGCCGCGCGCGTCGAGGACTTCTACGCCGACATCCCGCCCGAGCTGCGCCTGGACCGCCCGCTCGACCTGCCCGAGCCGTTCGTGGCCGAGCACGACCTGGTGCGCCACATGCGCTCCCTGCTCGGCCGTGACACCGGCACGGAGGAGGCGCTCAGCTTCCTCGGCCACGGCTGCTACCCGCACCACGTGCCCGCCGTCTGCGACGAGGTCAACTCGCGGGGCGAGTTCCTCACCGCCTACGCGGGCGAGCCGTACGAGGACCACGGCCGCTTCCAGGCGCTGTTCGAGTACGTCAGCATGATGGGCGAGCTGCTGGAGATGGACGTCGTCAACGTCCCGACCTACGACGGCTTCCAGGCGGCGGGCACCGCGCTGCGCATGGCCTGCCGCCACACCGGCCGCGCCAAGGTGCTGGTCAGCGGCGCGGTCGCGGCCGACAAGCTCAGCAAGCTGCGCGACTTCCTGGCCCCGGACATCGAGATCGTCGCGGCCCCGGTGGGCCCCGGCGGCGAGATGGGCGAGGTCGTCCTGGACGACACGTTCGCCGCGATCTACCTGGAGACCCCGAACGTCTACGGCGTGGTGGAGACCCGGGGCCGCGAGCTGGCCGAGCTGGCCCACGCGCACGGCGCGCTGCTGGTCGTGAGCGCCGACCCGATCTCGCTCGGGGTGCTGGCCCCGCCGGCCGCCTACGGCGCCGACATCGCCTGCGGCGACATCCAGTCGCTCGGCGTCCACCAGAACCACGGCGGCGGCCAGGCGGGGTACATCGCCACGCACGACGACGAGCCGCTGGTCGCCCAGTTCCCCTCGCGCCTGTTCGGCATCGCGCCGACCACGGTGCCCGGCGAGTACGGCTTCGGCGACGTGTTCTACGAGCGCACCTCCTTCGCCCTGCGCGAGGAGGGCAAGGAGTGGGTGGGCACGGCCGCCGCCCTGTGGGGCATCACCGCCGGGGTCTACCTGGCCCTCATGGGGCCGCAGGGCATGCGGGAGGTGGGCGAGACGATCCTGGCCCGCACCCGGTACGCGATGGACGCGCTGGCCGGCGCGGGACTGCGGGTCCTGCACGACGGGGCCGTGCACTTCCGGGAGTTCGCGGTCGAGGTCGACGACGCGGCCGCGCTCCTGGACCGGCTGCGCGCGCAGGGGATCTACGGGGGCGTGCCGCTGGACGACCGGACGATCCTCGTCTGCGTCACCGAGCGGCACTCGATCGCCGACATCGACAGGCTGGCCGCGGCCGTGGCGTCCGCCCGGCGCGCCGACGACGAGGGAGGCCGGCGATGA
- a CDS encoding beta-galactosidase, translated as MLTRVPGLLFGGDYNPEQWPEEVWAEDVRLMREAGINLVTVAVFSWSRLEPRRGAYDFGWLDRVLGLLHAEGVAADLATATATPPPWLVREHPEVMPVDAGGTRLEFGSRQGYCPSSPVWREHTVRLARAMATRYGGHPALAMWHVGNEYADHTLECFCPVSAAHFRRWLAARYGDADGLNAAWGTSCWGQHYTSLDQVEPPRRAPGPLNPAQTLDWRRFCSDALLECFALERDALREITPEVPVTTNFMSLLHGLDYWKWAAEEDLVSDDAYPDPADPGAHVATALSYDLMRSLKNRPWLLLESAPSAVSWREVNAPKPPGVMRLHSLQAVAHGSDGAMFFQWRQAKYGPEKFHSALLPHGGTETRTWRETVRLGRDLRALGEVAGSATTAEVALVLGWDSWWGLQAPESMPSNRLDLKKMLLAWYAPLHAAGIAVDLVPPGRDLSGYRLVIAPNLYLCTEEQAAALAAAPGRLVVGPFSGVVDAADQVHAGGAPGPLRDLLGVAVEEFWPLPDGARQEVVLHGGERATASTWAEWITPLDAEPLARYAGGDLDGRPAVVRRGRATYVSCLLDDVTPVLRAELAAAGVRPVAEVPPGVEAARRGRHLFLLNHTTSPAALTLPAPGTDLLTGRPLRGEITLAARDAVVLRIEGDQ; from the coding sequence GTGCTGACCCGGGTGCCGGGCCTGCTGTTCGGCGGCGACTACAACCCCGAGCAGTGGCCCGAGGAGGTGTGGGCCGAGGACGTGCGGCTGATGAGGGAGGCCGGGATCAACCTGGTCACGGTCGCGGTGTTCTCGTGGTCGCGCCTGGAACCGCGCCGGGGCGCCTACGACTTCGGCTGGCTGGACCGCGTGCTCGGCCTGCTGCACGCCGAGGGCGTCGCCGCCGACCTGGCCACCGCCACCGCCACCCCGCCCCCCTGGCTCGTGCGCGAGCATCCGGAGGTCATGCCGGTGGACGCGGGGGGCACCCGGCTGGAGTTCGGCTCACGCCAGGGCTACTGCCCGAGCTCACCGGTCTGGCGCGAGCACACCGTGCGCCTGGCCCGCGCGATGGCCACCCGCTACGGCGGCCACCCGGCGCTCGCGATGTGGCACGTCGGCAACGAGTACGCCGACCACACCCTCGAATGCTTCTGCCCGGTCTCGGCCGCGCACTTCCGCCGCTGGCTCGCCGCCCGGTACGGCGACGCCGACGGGCTCAACGCGGCGTGGGGCACCTCCTGCTGGGGCCAGCACTACACGAGCCTGGACCAGGTGGAGCCGCCCCGCCGCGCCCCGGGCCCGCTCAACCCCGCCCAGACGCTCGACTGGCGGCGCTTCTGCTCCGACGCGCTGCTGGAGTGCTTCGCGCTGGAGCGGGACGCGCTGCGCGAGATCACCCCCGAGGTGCCGGTCACCACCAACTTCATGAGCCTCCTGCACGGGCTCGACTACTGGAAGTGGGCCGCCGAGGAGGACCTGGTCAGCGACGACGCCTACCCCGACCCTGCCGATCCCGGCGCGCACGTGGCGACCGCGCTCAGCTACGACCTGATGCGCTCGCTGAAGAACCGGCCCTGGCTGCTGCTGGAGTCGGCCCCCTCGGCGGTCTCCTGGCGCGAGGTCAACGCGCCGAAACCGCCGGGCGTGATGCGCCTGCACAGCCTGCAGGCCGTGGCGCACGGCTCGGACGGGGCGATGTTCTTCCAGTGGCGCCAGGCGAAGTACGGCCCGGAGAAGTTCCACTCGGCGCTGCTCCCCCACGGCGGCACCGAGACGCGCACCTGGCGGGAGACGGTGCGCCTCGGCCGCGACCTGCGGGCGCTCGGCGAGGTCGCCGGGAGCGCCACGACCGCCGAGGTGGCGCTCGTGCTCGGCTGGGACTCCTGGTGGGGGCTCCAGGCGCCGGAGTCGATGCCGTCCAACCGGCTCGACCTGAAGAAGATGCTGCTCGCCTGGTACGCGCCGCTGCACGCCGCCGGGATCGCCGTGGACCTGGTCCCGCCCGGCCGCGACCTGTCCGGCTACCGGCTGGTCATCGCCCCGAACCTCTACCTGTGCACCGAGGAGCAGGCCGCCGCGCTCGCCGCGGCCCCCGGGCGGCTGGTCGTCGGCCCGTTCAGCGGGGTGGTGGACGCCGCCGACCAGGTCCACGCGGGCGGCGCGCCCGGCCCGCTGCGCGACCTGCTCGGCGTGGCGGTGGAGGAGTTCTGGCCACTGCCGGACGGCGCGCGCCAGGAGGTCGTCCTGCACGGCGGGGAGCGCGCGACCGCGTCCACGTGGGCCGAGTGGATCACCCCGCTGGACGCCGAGCCCCTGGCCCGCTACGCCGGCGGCGACCTGGACGGCCGGCCCGCGGTCGTGCGCCGGGGCCGGGCCACCTACGTGAGCTGCCTGCTGGACGACGTGACGCCCGTGCTGCGCGCCGAGCTGGCGGCGGCCGGGGTGCGGCCCGTGGCCGAGGTCCCGCCCGGCGTCGAGGCCGCCCGCCGGGGCCGCCACCTGTTCCTGCTGAACCACACGACCTCCCCGGCCGCGCTCACCCTGCCCGCGCCGGGCACCGACCTGCTCACCGGACGGCCCCTGCGCGGCGAGATCACCCTCGCCGCGCGCGACGCCGTCGTGCTGAGGATCGAAGGAGACCAGTGA
- a CDS encoding GntR family transcriptional regulator — translation MPIERRPLREQIREELLLRLDRGHFAAGTDVNEAALATELGVSRTPLREALITLAGEGVLESNQGRGFRFAPVSRKEFRELCAIVAALEALALETSDAAHLRAIAPELLRMARDFPDAVAEQQVIERHDDEWHDLLLSGCPNERLLDLITSVKAGMRRYAHLLAGDDAPLEREAAEHRRIAELLQAGDLPGATGALRDNWVNGMERMMARIPE, via the coding sequence ATGCCGATCGAGCGGCGTCCGCTGAGGGAGCAGATCAGAGAGGAACTGCTGCTCAGGCTCGATCGAGGCCACTTCGCCGCGGGCACCGACGTCAACGAGGCCGCGCTCGCCACCGAGCTCGGCGTCAGCCGCACCCCGCTGCGCGAGGCGCTGATCACGCTCGCGGGCGAAGGGGTCCTGGAGAGCAACCAGGGGCGGGGGTTCCGATTCGCGCCGGTGAGCCGCAAGGAGTTCCGCGAGCTGTGCGCGATCGTGGCCGCGCTGGAGGCTCTCGCGCTGGAGACCTCCGACGCCGCCCACCTGCGTGCCATCGCCCCCGAACTGCTGCGCATGGCGCGCGACTTCCCCGACGCGGTGGCCGAGCAGCAGGTCATCGAGCGCCACGACGACGAGTGGCACGATCTGCTGCTCAGCGGCTGCCCCAACGAGCGCCTGCTCGACCTGATCACCAGCGTCAAGGCGGGCATGCGCAGGTACGCCCACCTGCTCGCCGGGGACGACGCTCCCCTCGAGCGCGAGGCGGCCGAGCACCGCCGCATCGCCGAGCTGCTTCAGGCCGGCGACCTGCCCGGGGCGACCGGCGCCCTGCGCGACAACTGGGTCAACGGCATGGAACGGATGATGGCCCGCATCCCGGAGTAG